A single window of Rana temporaria chromosome 1, aRanTem1.1, whole genome shotgun sequence DNA harbors:
- the LOC120924857 gene encoding olfactory receptor 11L1-like encodes MKEDNYSRITEVWLTGMDHLQTSRIFLFIFFLMIYMIIVTGNLLIISVITSEHCLHSPMYMFLCSLSLSEVLFTTNLIPTFLHVLWEDGAAINLGTCLAQFYLCGSLGATECFLFASMSYDRYLAISKPLHYCSVMSFAFCGKLVLFLWVCAFASMSITLVMVTQLKFCGPKIIDHYFCDFAPILKLSCSDTYAVEIETFIFTSSVILFTFLFVIGTYICIIITIMKIPSSTGRWKTFSTCSSHLATVCTYYGTLFSVYVIPTHSFSSTVSKTLSLIYTVVTPMFNPIIYSLRNEHFKSGMQKCLRKSFIRK; translated from the coding sequence ATGAAGGAAGACAACTATTCAAGAATTACTGAAGTCTGGCTAACTGGAATGGACCATCTGCAAACCTCTAGaattttcctatttattttttttcttatgataTACATGATAATAGTAACAGGAAATCTTCTAATAATTTCAGTCATCACATCTGAACATTGTCTTCATTCTCCAATGTATATGTTCCTATGTAGTTTATCCTTATCAGAAGTTTTATTTACTACCAATCTTATTCCTACATTTTTACATGTTCTATGGGAGGATGGAGCTGCTATAAATCTAGGAACCTGTCTTGCACAGTTTTATTTGTGTGGATCATTGGGAGCAACAGAGTGCTTCTTATTTGCATCCATGTCCTATGATCGGTACTTGGCTATCTCCAAACCACTCCATTATTGTTCTGTGATGAGTTTTGCCTTTTGTGGCAAACTTGTACTATTCCTATGGGTATGTGCCTTTGCTAGCATGTCAATCACATTAGTTATGGTTACTCAGCTAAAATTTTGTGGCCCTAAAATTATCGATCattatttctgtgattttgctccCATACTAAAACTTTCTTGCTCAGACACCTATGCAGTTGAAATAGAGACCTTCATATTTACATCTTCAGTGatactctttacatttttatttgttattggaACTTACATTTGCATTATTATTACAATTATGAAGATCCCTTCATCCACAGGTAGATGGAAAACATTTTCCACATGCAGCTCCCACCTAGCTACAGTGTGCACATATTATGGAACACTTTTTAGTGTCTATGTGATACCCACACATAGCTTTTCAAGCACAGTTAGTAAGACTTTATCTCTTATTTACACAGTTGTCACTCCCATGTTCAACCCCATAATATATAGCCTGAGAAATGAACATTTTAAATCAGGCATGCAAAAATGTTTGAGAAAAAGTTTCATAAGAAAATAA